In a single window of the Nocardioides plantarum genome:
- the uraD gene encoding 2-oxo-4-hydroxy-4-carboxy-5-ureidoimidazoline decarboxylase, whose protein sequence is MSTLTDFNAESHDDAVARLAPCVAIGRWAEDLATGRPYDDVAAVVAASQAHAATWTPSEVETALAGHPRIGERPTAPGAQAVMSSREQAGVDRSDADVLERLRDGNARYEERFDRIYLVRAAGRSAEEMLDLLEERLTHDPATEIEVTRGQLAEITALRVQDLLS, encoded by the coding sequence GGTCGCCCGCCTCGCGCCGTGCGTCGCGATCGGCCGGTGGGCCGAGGACCTCGCCACCGGCCGCCCGTACGACGACGTCGCGGCGGTCGTCGCCGCGTCGCAGGCCCACGCGGCCACCTGGACGCCGTCCGAGGTCGAGACCGCCCTGGCCGGCCACCCCCGGATCGGGGAGCGGCCGACCGCCCCCGGCGCGCAGGCGGTGATGTCGAGCCGCGAGCAGGCGGGCGTCGACCGGTCCGACGCCGACGTGCTCGAGCGGCTGCGTGACGGCAATGCCCGCTACGAGGAGCGCTTCGACCGCATCTACCTCGTGCGCGCCGCCGGGCGCAGCGCCGAGGAGATGCTCGACCTCCTCGAGGAGCGGCTGACCCACGACCCGGCCACCGAGATCGAGGTGACCCGCGGCCAGCTCGCCGAGATCACCGCGCTGCGGGTGCAGGATCTCCTGTCATGA
- the uraH gene encoding hydroxyisourate hydrolase — MSPPTTPPTTPPTTPPTTPPTTPPTTPPTTTLSTHVLDSALGAPAAGVAVTLGAPDGTTTPAATDADGRVRFEAPVTGGAHTLTFATGDWFAAAGRPTFYPEVVLTFSVDATEEHYHVALLLGPFSYTTYRGS; from the coding sequence ATGAGCCCGCCGACCACCCCGCCGACCACCCCGCCGACCACCCCGCCGACCACCCCGCCGACCACCCCGCCGACCACCCCGCCGACCACGACGCTCAGCACGCACGTCCTCGACTCCGCGCTCGGTGCCCCCGCAGCCGGGGTCGCCGTCACGCTCGGCGCTCCCGACGGCACGACCACGCCGGCGGCCACCGACGCCGACGGACGGGTGCGCTTCGAGGCGCCCGTCACGGGCGGCGCCCACACCCTCACCTTCGCGACCGGCGACTGGTTCGCGGCCGCCGGCCGTCCGACGTTCTACCCCGAGGTCGTGCTGACGTTCTCCGTCGACGCGACCGAGGAGCACTACCACGTGGCCCTGCTGCTGGGCCCGTTCTCCTACACCACCTACCGCGGGAGCTGA
- the pucL gene encoding factor-independent urate hydroxylase: protein MATGDIVLGPNQYGKAECRLVRITRDPDAAGDATRHGIEDLNVTSQLRGDFEACHTEGDNSQVVATDTQKNTVYAFAKEHGVHSPEQFLTTLGEHFVGEFPWVHGGRWEAEQYTWDRIVADGDPHDHAFVRAGRETRTCVVQRDGDELFVVSGLKDCTVLKSTGSEFHGFPRDRYTTLGDTTDRILATSVSAAWRYTPAAVASGLDYNALYADVRDLLLEAFAQLHSLALQQSIFAMGKAVLEQVEEVAEIKLSCPNKHHFLVDLAPFGLDNDHEVFFAADRPYGLIQATVQREGTPAEPRAWASIPGFA, encoded by the coding sequence ATGGCGACTGGCGACATCGTGCTCGGACCGAACCAGTACGGGAAGGCGGAGTGCCGGCTGGTCCGGATCACCCGCGACCCCGACGCAGCGGGCGACGCCACGCGTCACGGCATCGAGGACCTCAACGTCACCTCCCAGCTGCGAGGCGACTTCGAGGCCTGCCACACCGAGGGCGACAACAGCCAGGTCGTGGCCACCGACACCCAGAAGAACACCGTCTACGCGTTCGCGAAGGAGCACGGCGTCCACTCGCCGGAGCAGTTCCTGACGACGCTGGGCGAGCACTTCGTGGGGGAGTTCCCGTGGGTGCACGGGGGCCGCTGGGAGGCCGAGCAGTACACCTGGGACCGGATCGTCGCCGACGGCGACCCGCACGACCACGCGTTCGTCCGCGCCGGCCGCGAGACCCGCACCTGCGTGGTGCAGCGCGACGGCGACGAGCTCTTCGTGGTCAGCGGGCTCAAGGACTGCACCGTGCTCAAGTCGACCGGCTCGGAGTTCCACGGCTTCCCACGTGATCGCTACACGACGCTCGGCGATACGACCGACCGGATCCTGGCGACCAGCGTCAGCGCGGCGTGGCGCTACACGCCCGCGGCGGTGGCGTCCGGTCTCGACTACAACGCGCTGTATGCCGACGTCCGCGACCTCCTGCTCGAGGCGTTCGCCCAGCTGCACTCGCTGGCCCTGCAGCAGTCGATCTTCGCGATGGGCAAGGCCGTGCTCGAGCAGGTCGAGGAGGTCGCCGAGATCAAGCTGTCGTGCCCCAACAAGCACCACTTCCTCGTCGACCTGGCGCCGTTCGGGCTGGACAACGACCACGAGGTCTTCTTCGCCGCCGACCGTCCCTACGGGCTGATCCAGGCCACGGTGCAACGGGAGGGCACGCCGGCCGAGCCGCGGGCCTGGGCGAGCATCCCCGGCTTCGCCTGA
- a CDS encoding pyridoxal-phosphate-dependent aminotransferase family protein: MTVPPIDPPPRLLMGPGPINADPRVLRAMSAPLVGQFDPVMTTYMNQVMELYRGVFRTTNEHTLLVDGTARAGIEAALVSLVEPGDRVLVPVFGRFGHLLTEIAERCGAEVHTIEVPWGEVFTPEQVEAAVVAVRPALVAVVQGDTSTTMCQPLADLGEICRRHDVLLYCDATASLGGNAFETDGWGIDLVTAGLQKCLGGPSGSAPTTISPRALAVIDARRHVEAGIRDSVDVAREGSGTPIRSNYLDLAQIMDYWGPRRLNHHTEATSMLYAAHECARLLVEEGLDEAVARHDLHGRAMLAGVQGLGLRVFGDVAHKMTNVVAVEIPAGVDGDGVRTRLLEDHDIEIGTSFGPLHGRVWRIGTMGFNARRAPVLTTLAALEQVLRGAGAEVTAGGGVGAALEVYA; this comes from the coding sequence ATGACCGTCCCGCCGATCGACCCGCCGCCCCGGCTGCTGATGGGCCCCGGCCCGATCAACGCCGACCCGCGCGTCCTGCGCGCGATGTCGGCGCCGCTGGTCGGTCAGTTCGACCCGGTGATGACGACGTACATGAACCAGGTGATGGAGCTCTACCGCGGCGTCTTCCGCACCACCAACGAGCACACCCTGCTGGTCGACGGCACCGCGCGCGCCGGCATCGAGGCGGCCCTCGTCTCGTTGGTGGAGCCGGGCGACCGGGTGCTGGTGCCGGTGTTCGGTCGGTTCGGGCACCTGCTCACCGAGATCGCCGAGCGCTGCGGCGCCGAGGTGCACACGATCGAGGTGCCGTGGGGCGAGGTGTTCACCCCCGAGCAGGTCGAGGCCGCCGTCGTCGCCGTACGACCCGCGCTGGTCGCGGTGGTGCAGGGGGACACCTCGACCACGATGTGCCAGCCGCTGGCCGACCTCGGCGAGATCTGCCGGCGCCACGACGTGCTGCTCTACTGCGACGCGACGGCCTCCCTGGGCGGCAACGCGTTCGAGACCGACGGCTGGGGCATCGACCTGGTCACCGCCGGGCTGCAGAAGTGCCTCGGCGGCCCGTCGGGCAGCGCGCCGACGACCATCTCGCCGCGCGCGCTCGCCGTCATCGACGCGCGCCGGCACGTCGAGGCCGGCATCCGCGACTCGGTCGACGTGGCGCGCGAGGGCAGCGGCACGCCGATCCGCTCCAACTACCTCGACCTCGCGCAGATCATGGACTACTGGGGCCCGCGCCGGCTCAACCACCACACCGAGGCCACCTCGATGCTCTACGCCGCCCACGAGTGCGCCCGGCTGCTCGTCGAGGAGGGTCTCGACGAGGCGGTCGCCCGCCACGACCTCCACGGGCGCGCGATGCTCGCGGGCGTGCAGGGTCTGGGGCTGCGGGTCTTCGGCGACGTCGCTCACAAGATGACCAACGTCGTGGCGGTCGAGATCCCCGCAGGGGTCGACGGCGACGGCGTACGCACCCGGCTGCTCGAGGACCACGACATCGAGATCGGGACGTCGTTCGGGCCCCTGCACGGCAGGGTGTGGCGGATCGGGACGATGGGCTTCAACGCCCGACGCGCACCGGTGCTGACGACGCTCGCGGCGCTCGAGCAGGTGCTGAGGGGAGCCGGCGCCGAGGTCACCGCCGGCGGCGGCGTGGGCGCGGCCCTCGAGGTCTACGCATGA
- a CDS encoding allantoate amidohydrolase, producing the protein MSTDAGTGAGTGAAEVLARCARLDTFSAHPRHLERTHLTPEHAQANAQVARWLERAGLETWQDAAGNQWGRVEGRTPGLPALVLGSHLDTVPDAGSFDGMLGVVMAIAVVERLRGRVGDLPFALEVVAFSDEEGARFGKALLGSQAVAGTWDDDWWELRDRTGTTLHQAFTAFGLDPRRVGEAARRPEDLVGYLEAHIEQGPHLEAADASLGYVTTIAGARRFRLAVVGEARHAGGTPYSRRHDALTGASEAILAVERLGRASQGVATVGRIEVTPGAVNVVPGRADFSLDVRAATDASRDALWEAIHAEIVAACDARDLRLEVVETHTAPAAPCAAWLQAAVVDGIRATGDHDPMGLWSPAGHDAMAMAAVADIAMLFVRCHDGISHHPDEAVREIDVARGLDALEHAVLAVRTAVEARPSVPAS; encoded by the coding sequence ATGAGCACCGACGCGGGCACGGGCGCGGGCACGGGCGCCGCCGAGGTCCTGGCGCGCTGCGCCCGGCTCGACACCTTCTCGGCCCACCCGCGCCACCTCGAGCGCACCCACCTCACGCCCGAGCACGCGCAGGCCAACGCCCAGGTGGCCCGGTGGCTCGAGCGGGCCGGGCTCGAGACGTGGCAGGACGCCGCGGGCAACCAGTGGGGCCGGGTCGAGGGCCGTACGCCGGGGCTGCCCGCCCTGGTGCTCGGCTCGCACCTCGACACCGTGCCCGACGCCGGCAGCTTCGACGGGATGCTCGGCGTGGTGATGGCGATCGCCGTGGTCGAGCGGTTGCGCGGGCGCGTCGGCGACCTGCCGTTCGCGCTCGAGGTCGTGGCCTTCAGCGACGAGGAGGGTGCGCGCTTCGGCAAGGCCCTGCTCGGCAGCCAGGCCGTGGCCGGCACCTGGGACGACGACTGGTGGGAGCTGCGCGACCGCACGGGCACGACGCTCCACCAGGCGTTCACCGCCTTCGGCCTCGACCCGCGCCGCGTCGGTGAGGCGGCCCGTCGGCCCGAGGACCTCGTCGGCTACCTCGAGGCCCACATCGAGCAGGGCCCGCACCTCGAGGCCGCCGACGCCTCGCTCGGCTACGTCACGACCATCGCCGGTGCGCGGCGCTTCCGGCTGGCGGTGGTCGGGGAGGCCAGGCACGCCGGCGGGACGCCGTACTCACGCCGGCACGACGCGCTGACCGGCGCCAGCGAGGCGATCCTGGCCGTCGAGCGCCTCGGGCGGGCCTCGCAGGGCGTCGCCACGGTGGGCCGGATCGAGGTCACGCCCGGCGCGGTCAACGTCGTGCCGGGCCGCGCCGACTTCAGCCTCGACGTACGCGCGGCGACCGACGCGTCCCGCGACGCGCTGTGGGAGGCGATCCACGCCGAGATCGTCGCGGCGTGCGACGCCCGCGACCTGCGGCTCGAGGTCGTCGAGACCCACACCGCACCGGCCGCGCCGTGCGCCGCCTGGCTGCAGGCGGCCGTCGTCGACGGCATCCGCGCCACCGGTGACCACGACCCGATGGGTCTGTGGAGCCCTGCCGGCCACGACGCCATGGCGATGGCCGCGGTCGCCGACATCGCGATGCTCTTCGTGCGCTGCCACGACGGCATCAGCCACCACCCGGACGAGGCCGTCCGCGAGATCGACGTCGCCCGCGGCCTCGACGCCCTCGAGCACGCCGTCCTCGCGGTCCGCACCGCCGTCGAGGCGCGGCCCTCGGTGCCCGCGTCATGA
- a CDS encoding MurR/RpiR family transcriptional regulator, with amino-acid sequence MTREPAGERTGGTQEETSGERIDQRIARQHDSLSPQERRAAETLLEHLDDLATYRAAELATLADVSKATMSRLFRSLGFADFDEVRMHLRELRVAGEPVPLDGGPDLATHAAHEAELVRCALAQEGIGPAVDLLAEAQHVAVVGWRNSYPVALHLRQQLAQTRPHVRLAPQPGQLLGEELADLGPGDTVVVVGFRRRPAGFGAALAETAATGADVVLLGDRTARPHAHLAAVWLECSIQGRLAFDSYAAAMSLVGVLADGVLSRGGRTARERVNSISATYERLGEVE; translated from the coding sequence ATGACGAGGGAGCCGGCCGGGGAGAGGACCGGTGGGACGCAGGAGGAGACCTCCGGTGAGCGGATCGACCAGCGCATCGCGCGGCAGCACGACTCGCTCTCGCCCCAGGAGCGGCGTGCCGCGGAGACGTTGCTCGAGCACCTCGACGACCTCGCGACCTACCGGGCCGCCGAGCTGGCCACGCTGGCCGACGTCTCCAAGGCCACGATGAGCCGACTCTTCCGCAGCCTGGGCTTCGCCGACTTCGACGAGGTCCGCATGCACCTGCGCGAGCTGCGGGTGGCGGGGGAGCCCGTGCCCCTCGACGGCGGACCCGACCTCGCGACGCACGCCGCGCACGAGGCCGAGCTGGTGCGGTGCGCGCTGGCCCAGGAGGGCATCGGACCCGCCGTGGACCTGCTCGCCGAGGCCCAGCACGTCGCGGTCGTCGGCTGGCGCAACAGCTATCCCGTCGCGCTCCACCTGCGCCAGCAGCTCGCCCAGACCCGCCCGCACGTGCGGCTCGCCCCGCAGCCCGGCCAGCTCCTCGGCGAGGAGCTGGCCGACCTCGGCCCCGGCGACACCGTGGTCGTCGTCGGGTTCCGGCGGCGACCGGCGGGGTTCGGGGCCGCGCTCGCCGAGACCGCGGCCACCGGCGCCGACGTCGTCCTCCTCGGTGACCGCACGGCCCGTCCGCACGCCCACCTGGCGGCGGTCTGGCTCGAGTGCTCCATCCAGGGACGCCTGGCCTTCGACAGCTACGCCGCCGCGATGAGCCTCGTCGGGGTGCTGGCCGACGGGGTGCTGTCCCGTGGCGGCCGCACGGCCCGCGAGCGTGTCAACAGCATCAGCGCCACCTACGAGCGCCTCGGCGAGGTGGAGTAG